One region of uncultured Methanolobus sp. genomic DNA includes:
- the clpB gene encoding ATP-dependent chaperone ClpB has translation MDLNRFTQKAQEAIQGSSTIAARYRNQQIDCEHTLLALLEQSGGLVTTLLQNMEVPVDRVKEKVEAQLANLPQVSGPGGDQVYMTQSMRRVLDAASQEAGKMKDEYVSVEHLLLAMVEEKDSQCGKILASEGVTRARILETIKQVRGNRRITSENPEDTMEPLKKYGIDFTELAAQGKLDPVIGRDQEIRHSVEILSRRRKNNPVLIGEAGVGKTAIVEALAQRIAKRDVPDAMKEKRIIALDMGALVAGAKFRGEFEERLKAVLKEVADSEGQIILFIDEIHTIVGAGATEGAMDAGNLLKPMLARGELHCIGATTIDEYRKYIEKDAALERRFLPVFVEQPTVEDTISILRGLKEKYEVHHGVRLKDSSLVAAAIMSDRYIADRFLPDKAIDLVDEAAAKKRTAIDSKPAELDEADRKIMQLEIEREALKKEKDAASKERLETLEKELADIRAESDATRARWDREKETIANLNALKQEIEETKIQYELAENEGNLELASRLKYGTITPLEHQYKEEEMKLQEMQGDMLLNEEVGEEDIAEVVSQWTHIPVTKLMEGEREKLVHFEDNLHNRIIGQSEAVRAVADAVIRNYAGIKDPRRPIGSFIFLGPTGVGKTELVKALAAELFDDENNMVRIDMSEYMEKHTVARMIGAPPGYVGHDEGGQLTEAVRRRPYSVVLFDEIEKAHPDVFNVMLQILDDGRLTDSKGRTVDFKNTLIIMTSNIFAGDLTELLKSDEDAQDVDYNILQMRAMTELGKFFRPEFLNRVDEIALFHALKPEELVKIVDIKATDLVERLKDKRISLELTDAAKAYLSKAGYSETFGARPLKRVIQNEVETRIAKLIVAGEVPEGSTVVVDSNGAELTVDVRSAE, from the coding sequence ATGGATCTTAATCGTTTCACACAAAAAGCCCAGGAAGCTATCCAGGGTTCAAGTACAATTGCTGCAAGATACAGAAATCAGCAGATAGATTGCGAGCATACGTTGCTTGCATTGCTGGAGCAGAGTGGGGGACTGGTAACAACCTTACTTCAGAATATGGAAGTGCCGGTGGACCGCGTAAAGGAAAAAGTTGAAGCCCAGCTTGCAAACCTTCCACAGGTCTCAGGTCCGGGAGGGGATCAGGTCTATATGACCCAGTCCATGAGGCGTGTCCTTGATGCTGCTTCACAGGAAGCAGGCAAGATGAAGGATGAATACGTAAGTGTTGAGCATCTCCTGCTTGCAATGGTTGAAGAAAAGGACAGTCAGTGTGGTAAGATACTTGCAAGTGAGGGTGTAACACGTGCCAGAATCCTTGAAACAATAAAGCAGGTAAGGGGGAATAGGAGAATCACATCAGAAAATCCCGAAGACACAATGGAACCACTGAAGAAGTACGGAATTGATTTCACAGAACTTGCAGCTCAAGGTAAGCTAGACCCTGTGATTGGAAGAGATCAGGAGATCAGGCACTCAGTTGAGATCCTTTCACGCCGCAGGAAGAACAATCCTGTACTCATCGGTGAAGCAGGTGTAGGTAAGACTGCAATTGTAGAAGCACTTGCCCAGCGTATTGCTAAAAGGGATGTACCTGACGCAATGAAGGAGAAACGTATCATTGCTCTTGATATGGGTGCACTGGTAGCCGGTGCTAAGTTCCGTGGTGAGTTTGAGGAGAGACTCAAGGCTGTGCTTAAGGAAGTCGCAGATTCCGAGGGTCAGATCATCCTCTTCATTGATGAGATCCACACCATTGTAGGTGCAGGTGCAACTGAAGGTGCCATGGATGCAGGAAACCTCCTGAAGCCAATGCTTGCACGTGGTGAATTGCATTGTATCGGTGCAACAACCATTGACGAGTACCGTAAGTACATTGAAAAGGATGCTGCACTTGAACGCAGGTTCCTGCCGGTATTTGTTGAGCAGCCAACGGTGGAGGATACAATATCCATCCTCCGTGGACTGAAGGAAAAGTACGAGGTGCACCACGGTGTCCGTCTTAAAGACTCTTCACTCGTTGCTGCTGCCATCATGAGTGACCGTTATATTGCAGACAGGTTCCTGCCTGACAAGGCAATCGACCTTGTGGATGAGGCCGCTGCAAAAAAGAGAACTGCAATTGACAGCAAGCCAGCAGAACTCGATGAGGCAGACCGTAAGATCATGCAACTTGAAATTGAACGTGAAGCACTGAAGAAGGAGAAGGATGCTGCTTCAAAGGAGCGTCTGGAAACCCTTGAGAAGGAACTTGCAGACATTAGGGCAGAATCTGATGCCACACGGGCGAGATGGGATCGTGAAAAGGAAACCATTGCAAATCTTAATGCTCTGAAGCAGGAAATTGAGGAAACAAAGATCCAGTATGAACTTGCTGAGAACGAAGGCAATCTTGAACTTGCCTCCAGGCTGAAGTATGGGACAATCACTCCTCTGGAACATCAATATAAGGAGGAGGAGATGAAGCTTCAGGAAATGCAGGGTGATATGCTCCTGAATGAAGAAGTAGGAGAAGAGGATATTGCCGAGGTAGTCAGCCAGTGGACTCACATACCTGTAACAAAGCTCATGGAAGGCGAACGTGAGAAGCTTGTACACTTCGAGGATAACCTTCACAACCGTATCATTGGCCAGAGTGAAGCTGTCAGGGCTGTTGCTGATGCGGTTATACGCAACTACGCAGGTATCAAGGATCCAAGACGTCCGATCGGTAGTTTCATATTCCTTGGTCCGACAGGCGTTGGTAAGACCGAGCTTGTAAAGGCTCTTGCAGCTGAGTTGTTCGACGATGAGAACAACATGGTGCGTATTGACATGTCCGAATACATGGAAAAGCACACTGTTGCAAGGATGATAGGTGCACCGCCTGGTTATGTCGGGCACGATGAAGGTGGCCAGCTCACAGAGGCTGTACGTAGAAGGCCATATTCCGTAGTACTCTTCGATGAGATCGAAAAGGCACATCCGGATGTGTTCAACGTCATGCTGCAGATCCTTGATGATGGTCGCCTGACCGATTCCAAGGGCAGGACTGTGGATTTCAAGAACACGCTGATTATCATGACATCCAACATCTTCGCAGGTGATCTTACAGAACTCCTGAAGTCCGATGAGGATGCACAGGATGTTGATTACAACATACTGCAGATGCGTGCAATGACTGAGCTTGGAAAGTTCTTCAGGCCGGAGTTCCTCAACCGTGTTGATGAGATTGCTCTCTTCCATGCACTGAAACCGGAAGAACTTGTGAAGATCGTTGACATCAAGGCAACTGACCTTGTAGAGAGACTCAAGGACAAGCGTATAAGTCTTGAACTCACAGATGCTGCAAAGGCATATCTTTCAAAGGCAGGATACAGTGAAACCTTCGGTGCAAGGCCGCTTAAGAGGGTCATTCAGAACGAGGTTGAAACGAGGATTGCAAAGCTCATTGTTGCAGGTGAAGTGCCGGAGGGTTCAACAGTGGTTGTT
- the radC gene encoding DNA repair protein RadC: MSGYKISIHEIPEYDRPRERLLKYGPESLSNAELLAIILRTGSQKENVVNMCSRIFSEYNIKQLSQANISMLTQIHGIGIAKATQIAAVFELARKLEGYTDNPKRKIRSPADVYSLLYPQMREQKRERLVALLLDTKNHVIREEIISIGSLNANIVHPREVFKAALMESCASVILSHNHPSGDPTPSREDIAVTEKLVEGGKLLGIDVLDHVVIGDGRYVSLKDEGYVR; encoded by the coding sequence ATGAGTGGCTACAAGATTAGCATCCATGAAATACCGGAATATGACAGGCCTCGTGAAAGGCTGTTGAAATACGGACCTGAATCCCTGTCTAACGCAGAACTACTGGCAATAATACTCAGGACCGGCTCACAAAAAGAGAATGTAGTCAATATGTGCAGTCGTATTTTCTCCGAGTACAACATCAAACAACTTAGTCAGGCAAATATTTCCATGCTGACCCAGATACATGGAATAGGAATTGCTAAAGCAACCCAAATCGCTGCCGTATTTGAACTTGCACGCAAGCTTGAGGGATATACAGATAATCCTAAAAGAAAAATAAGATCGCCTGCGGATGTTTATTCACTCCTGTACCCACAGATGCGTGAACAAAAACGTGAAAGGCTTGTGGCGCTTCTTCTGGACACCAAAAACCATGTCATTCGCGAGGAAATCATATCCATTGGCAGCCTGAATGCAAATATTGTTCATCCAAGAGAGGTTTTTAAGGCGGCACTCATGGAGTCATGTGCCTCTGTTATCCTATCACATAACCACCCATCAGGTGACCCCACACCAAGCAGAGAAGATATTGCAGTGACCGAAAAACTCGTGGAAGGTGGAAAGTTACTTGGTATCGATGTACTGGATCATGTGGTTATCGGAGATGGAAGGTATGTCAGTCTGAAGGACGAAGGGTATGTACGATAA
- a CDS encoding Hsp20/alpha crystallin family protein, with amino-acid sequence MRFGLTKATPARGGLWNPMEEIVQMQDMLNNMFKERNFGERWSEAGILAPLVDVKDEGSELLVTTDLPGVEKGDVDLDVSDNMLTISANRSSENEEKDEGYLRRERTYSSFSRTVALPNTVSVEGAKAKLEDGVLSVTLPKMQIEENKKILVE; translated from the coding sequence ATGAGATTTGGTCTGACAAAAGCGACACCTGCAAGGGGAGGATTATGGAATCCAATGGAAGAGATCGTGCAGATGCAGGATATGCTGAACAATATGTTCAAAGAAAGGAATTTCGGGGAGAGATGGTCGGAAGCCGGAATACTTGCACCACTTGTGGATGTAAAGGACGAAGGTTCCGAATTACTTGTGACCACCGATCTCCCGGGAGTGGAGAAAGGTGATGTTGACCTTGATGTCAGTGACAATATGCTGACAATATCTGCAAACAGAAGCTCTGAAAATGAGGAAAAGGACGAAGGCTACCTTAGAAGGGAGCGGACTTACAGTTCATTTTCAAGAACTGTGGCCTTACCAAACACAGTCTCTGTTGAAGGTGCAAAGGCAAAACTTGAGGACGGGGTGCTTTCCGTAACTTTGCCAAAGATGCAGATTGAAGAAAACAAAAAGATACTCGTCGAATAG
- a CDS encoding IS66 family transposase yields MEREEILAVYEAGPEAVIELVTRLLGIIEQQNLIIEQQALQIAQLEERVKHLEEMLDKNSCNSSKPPSTDSYARKKPKVKTQRKKSDRSAGGQNGHPGTTLRMNDEPDELVVHHIDKCIKCGGSLVSVSPDYERRQVFDIPLITIKCIEHRCEIKKCPECSHMNKAVFPDGVTQPTQYGHRVRSFAVYLHTNQLLPYQRVVKLFSDILGCRISPATIVNIERNCYDKLEAFESGVRYLLKQSHAINLDETGLRINASRNWLHVAGTKNLTYYFVHKKRGSQAMDSMGILPGYTGVATHDFWKPYYKYDCQHSLCNAHLLRELTGVAENSDQEWPKLMSDLLVCIKHQVDNGLLDTELIQKFSEDYDHITCYGMNEIPPDPESDVQSKKRGRKKQTAAKNLLDRFMRFKEDILRFMYDPDVSFDNNQAERDIRMTKVQQKISGTFRSEQGARNFCRIRGYVSTVNKKSLSVIDSISEIFNGNPLVYLLQN; encoded by the coding sequence ATGGAACGAGAAGAAATACTTGCGGTTTATGAAGCTGGTCCAGAAGCAGTAATAGAACTTGTAACTCGGTTACTTGGAATCATTGAACAACAAAATCTGATCATCGAACAACAAGCTCTCCAAATTGCACAGCTTGAAGAACGTGTCAAGCATCTGGAAGAAATGCTTGATAAGAATAGTTGCAATAGTAGCAAACCACCTTCCACTGATTCTTATGCACGGAAAAAGCCGAAGGTTAAAACTCAGAGAAAAAAGAGTGATCGATCTGCTGGTGGACAAAATGGTCATCCAGGTACTACACTGAGAATGAATGATGAACCGGATGAACTTGTTGTTCATCATATAGACAAATGCATCAAGTGTGGGGGATCGTTAGTTTCTGTGTCCCCTGATTATGAAAGAAGACAGGTCTTTGACATTCCTCTAATAACCATCAAGTGCATTGAACATCGCTGTGAGATAAAAAAATGTCCTGAATGTTCTCATATGAACAAAGCAGTTTTTCCGGATGGTGTAACTCAGCCAACTCAATATGGTCATCGAGTTAGGTCCTTTGCAGTTTATTTGCACACTAACCAGCTACTTCCCTATCAGCGTGTTGTCAAATTGTTCTCTGATATTTTAGGATGCAGGATCAGTCCTGCTACAATAGTGAACATCGAACGCAATTGCTATGATAAACTTGAAGCATTTGAAAGCGGAGTGAGATATCTCCTGAAGCAATCTCATGCTATCAACCTGGATGAAACAGGTTTAAGAATAAACGCATCCCGTAATTGGCTTCATGTAGCAGGTACTAAGAACCTCACATATTATTTTGTACATAAAAAAAGAGGGTCGCAAGCAATGGACTCCATGGGTATCCTGCCAGGTTATACTGGTGTTGCAACACATGATTTCTGGAAACCGTACTACAAATATGATTGCCAGCATTCATTATGTAATGCACATCTGTTAAGAGAGTTAACCGGAGTTGCTGAAAACAGTGATCAAGAGTGGCCAAAGCTAATGAGTGATCTGTTGGTGTGCATCAAACACCAGGTAGATAATGGTCTTTTAGATACTGAACTAATTCAAAAGTTCAGTGAGGATTATGATCACATTACCTGTTATGGAATGAACGAAATTCCTCCTGATCCGGAATCAGATGTGCAGTCTAAAAAACGAGGACGTAAGAAGCAAACTGCAGCAAAGAACCTGCTGGATCGGTTCATGAGGTTTAAGGAGGATATCTTGCGGTTTATGTACGACCCGGACGTTTCGTTTGATAACAATCAGGCGGAAAGAGATATCAGAATGACGAAGGTACAGCAGAAGATATCAGGTACTTTCCGTAGTGAACAAGGGGCTAGAAATTTCTGCCGCATTAGAGGATACGTTTCTACTGTGAACAAGAAATCTCTATCGGTTATAGACTCGATTAGTGAAATATTCAATGGGAATCCACTTGTTTATTTATTGCAGAATTGA
- a CDS encoding ArsR family transcriptional regulator, whose product MPQQIILVNLEKPREKRLEEDIRWFCNSFGLSSGRDTENVATQIVLDLLQQLAESQEKISSDIIAQSIEVNQSRVNHHIRNLINSGLIYREKRGLYLRGGSLKAAVQEMRKDSDRIFQELEEIAEEIDEQMGLKNR is encoded by the coding sequence ATGCCACAACAGATAATCCTTGTAAATCTGGAAAAGCCCAGGGAAAAGAGACTGGAAGAAGATATTCGCTGGTTCTGTAACAGTTTCGGATTATCATCCGGCAGGGATACGGAAAATGTTGCTACACAAATAGTTCTTGACCTCCTCCAGCAACTGGCGGAAAGTCAGGAGAAAATATCATCAGACATCATTGCCCAGAGTATCGAGGTCAATCAGTCCAGGGTGAACCACCACATCAGAAACCTGATTAACTCAGGCCTGATATACCGGGAGAAAAGAGGACTGTACCTCCGTGGTGGGAGCCTTAAGGCTGCGGTACAGGAAATGAGAAAAGATTCAGACCGCATATTCCAGGAACTGGAAGAAATAGCCGAAGAAATAGATGAGCAGATGGGGCTGAAAAACAGATAA
- the mmp11 gene encoding methanogenesis marker protein 11: MKEIELSDPYITPYRGIYAICDNKNEYAEIIEHSNCYGGAAWSKFHYSHSPLILNTRSIGNMIRYTVKAGTSPLELKPSTAAAGIESVIVEGDEVHITYAGLGGGGVGATKCRAFAEGVLRCNYTESGGGRAAKGTIVVPRRERVLIGIDDTDTKEEGATWTLTHNIAKALDCNESIYLSHSLVQLFPVSARTQNCVSTVLEFGCVDENAKQELLESVEAALLKYSVSDETGMVVISEFEAKKINEYASKCRSGELTKEYALQYAKDNGVDVWLDGNGVIGALAALAWFAQPDDSVKLKAQLG; the protein is encoded by the coding sequence ATGAAAGAGATTGAACTTAGTGACCCCTATATCACTCCATACAGGGGCATATACGCGATATGCGACAATAAAAACGAATATGCCGAGATCATCGAACATTCGAACTGTTATGGCGGTGCTGCATGGTCAAAGTTCCACTATTCTCACTCACCGCTTATCCTGAACACACGTTCCATAGGGAACATGATTAGATATACTGTAAAGGCAGGTACTTCCCCTCTTGAACTAAAACCATCCACTGCAGCCGCAGGAATTGAATCTGTGATCGTGGAGGGAGACGAGGTTCACATAACATACGCCGGACTTGGAGGAGGAGGCGTAGGTGCCACAAAATGCAGGGCATTCGCTGAAGGTGTGCTTCGCTGTAACTACACAGAATCTGGCGGTGGTCGTGCTGCAAAAGGCACTATCGTAGTTCCAAGAAGAGAAAGAGTGCTCATTGGAATCGATGACACCGACACCAAGGAAGAAGGTGCAACCTGGACGCTTACCCACAATATAGCTAAAGCTCTAGACTGCAATGAATCTATTTACCTGTCACACTCACTTGTACAGCTTTTCCCGGTATCTGCAAGAACCCAGAACTGTGTTTCCACAGTACTTGAATTCGGGTGCGTGGATGAGAATGCAAAACAGGAACTCCTCGAAAGCGTAGAGGCAGCACTCCTGAAATACAGCGTTTCAGATGAGACCGGAATGGTAGTCATCTCTGAATTTGAAGCAAAGAAAATCAATGAGTACGCCAGCAAATGCCGCAGCGGAGAGCTTACAAAGGAATACGCTTTGCAGTATGCAAAAGACAATGGTGTTGATGTATGGCTTGATGGCAATGGTGTCATTGGTGCACTTGCAGCACTGGCATGGTTCGCACAACCAGATGATTCAGTAAAACTAAAGGCTCAACTTGGATGA
- a CDS encoding molybdopterin synthase — MKVICIAGYKNSGKTTLVTRLVEALSEKGSTGTVKQMLHHRFNPENTDTGKHFDAGADIVAAITDSELVTIKRNPALEDALDSLANSGVDFAIVEGAKSSGLPKIFLGEPDGSDEVSNIIVQLPEKGDWDIDALVQLILDQPEWVTLDSLIRKVRSNPDIRLSGGIATFTGIVRRINDNVETTAIDFEKYEGVADRAIEKICLDMKSKNSVIDVLVHHKTGLIKSGEDIVYIVVAAAHRQELFQTLIDTLERIKEDVPIWKKEYTIEGDFWVHDKH; from the coding sequence ATGAAAGTCATTTGCATTGCCGGTTACAAAAATTCCGGTAAGACTACACTGGTGACACGCCTTGTTGAAGCCCTCTCTGAAAAAGGTTCCACCGGCACTGTAAAACAGATGCTGCATCATCGTTTTAATCCTGAAAACACCGATACAGGCAAGCATTTCGATGCAGGTGCAGACATTGTTGCAGCCATAACGGACTCTGAACTGGTGACAATAAAACGCAATCCTGCCCTCGAGGATGCCCTCGATTCCCTGGCAAACAGCGGGGTTGACTTTGCGATTGTGGAAGGGGCAAAAAGCAGTGGTCTGCCAAAGATATTCCTCGGTGAACCGGATGGGTCTGACGAAGTATCGAATATCATTGTACAATTACCTGAAAAAGGAGACTGGGATATTGATGCTCTTGTACAACTTATTCTTGATCAGCCCGAATGGGTAACTCTTGATTCATTAATCCGAAAAGTCCGTTCAAATCCTGATATCCGGCTTTCCGGCGGAATCGCAACCTTCACAGGAATTGTCAGGCGCATTAATGACAACGTTGAAACCACTGCAATTGACTTTGAAAAATATGAAGGTGTTGCCGACAGGGCTATTGAAAAAATCTGTCTTGATATGAAATCAAAAAACAGCGTCATTGATGTTCTTGTCCACCACAAAACAGGACTTATAAAGTCAGGAGAGGATATTGTTTACATAGTTGTGGCTGCTGCTCACAGGCAGGAGCTTTTCCAGACACTTATTGATACGCTTGAACGCATAAAAGAAGATGTACCCATATGGAAAAAAGAGTACACCATTGAAGGTGATTTCTGGGTCCATGATAAACATTGA
- the groL gene encoding chaperonin GroEL (60 kDa chaperone family; promotes refolding of misfolded polypeptides especially under stressful conditions; forms two stacked rings of heptamers to form a barrel-shaped 14mer; ends can be capped by GroES; misfolded proteins enter the barrel where they are refolded when GroES binds), protein MSKQIMFDEDARKALLSGVDKVANTVKITLGPKGRNVVLDKPSSPVVTNDGVTIAKEIELKDKFENMGAKLVKEVASKTQDNTGDGTTTATLLAQSMIREGLKNISAGANPIEVKKGIEKATEKVVGSLKEKSKDVKDKEKILQVATISANNDEVVGEFIADAMEKVGYNGVITVENSKTMETHLEVVEGMQFDRGFVSPYMATDQEKLTCEFEDPYILITDRKITTMNQIIPVLEKVAKEGRPLVMIAQDVEGDAQAALILNIIRGSLRVCAVKAPGFGDEQKAMLEDIAILTGGMVISEDKGMKIEEFAEHMLGTARKVNIDKNKTTLIEGKGDKADIEKRMQLIESQINVTDAEFKKKELKKRLAKLGGGVAVIKVGAATETELKEKKMRIDDALNATKAAVEEGVVTGGGISLFRATSVLEDLKLEGEQDIGLKIVKRALEEPIRQISLNAGRDGAEIIAQIRGESNEQYGYNAKTDDFEDLFEAGVIDPTKVVRSGLQNAASIAAMILTTEAVVADFDDEKDDKTPAIII, encoded by the coding sequence ATGTCAAAACAGATCATGTTTGATGAGGATGCACGTAAAGCATTGTTAAGCGGTGTAGATAAAGTAGCAAACACTGTTAAGATCACGCTTGGCCCAAAAGGGCGCAATGTTGTCCTTGACAAGCCCAGCAGCCCGGTTGTAACCAATGACGGTGTGACCATTGCCAAAGAGATCGAACTTAAAGATAAGTTCGAGAACATGGGCGCAAAGCTTGTGAAAGAGGTTGCATCGAAAACCCAGGATAACACAGGTGACGGAACAACCACTGCAACCTTACTTGCACAGTCAATGATAAGGGAAGGATTAAAGAACATCAGTGCCGGTGCAAATCCAATTGAGGTCAAGAAGGGTATTGAAAAGGCAACAGAAAAGGTCGTTGGAAGTCTCAAGGAAAAGAGCAAGGACGTAAAGGATAAGGAAAAGATCCTTCAGGTTGCAACCATCTCAGCAAACAACGATGAGGTTGTCGGTGAATTCATAGCAGATGCAATGGAAAAGGTAGGTTACAACGGTGTAATTACAGTTGAGAATTCCAAAACCATGGAAACACACCTTGAAGTTGTTGAAGGTATGCAGTTTGACCGTGGTTTCGTGTCACCGTACATGGCAACGGATCAGGAAAAACTCACCTGTGAGTTTGAGGACCCGTATATCTTAATCACAGACCGCAAGATAACCACCATGAACCAGATCATCCCTGTGCTTGAAAAGGTTGCCAAAGAAGGCAGGCCACTTGTCATGATTGCACAGGACGTTGAAGGCGATGCCCAGGCTGCATTGATATTGAATATCATTCGCGGTTCACTGCGTGTATGTGCTGTGAAAGCTCCTGGATTCGGAGATGAGCAGAAAGCCATGCTTGAGGATATTGCAATCCTCACAGGCGGTATGGTGATCAGTGAAGACAAGGGTATGAAGATCGAGGAATTCGCAGAACACATGCTTGGAACAGCACGCAAGGTCAATATCGACAAGAACAAAACAACTCTCATTGAAGGCAAGGGTGACAAAGCTGATATCGAAAAGAGAATGCAGCTTATTGAGTCACAGATCAATGTCACAGATGCGGAGTTCAAGAAGAAGGAACTCAAGAAGCGCCTTGCAAAACTTGGCGGTGGTGTAGCAGTCATAAAGGTAGGAGCTGCAACAGAAACCGAACTCAAAGAAAAGAAAATGAGAATCGATGATGCCCTTAATGCTACAAAGGCTGCCGTTGAGGAAGGTGTTGTCACAGGCGGTGGAATTTCACTGTTCCGTGCAACATCTGTGCTTGAAGACCTCAAGCTTGAAGGTGAACAGGACATTGGTCTTAAGATCGTCAAGCGTGCACTGGAAGAGCCAATCCGCCAGATTTCACTGAATGCCGGAAGGGATGGTGCAGAGATAATCGCCCAGATCAGAGGCGAATCCAATGAACAGTACGGTTACAACGCGAAGACCGATGACTTTGAAGATCTCTTCGAGGCCGGTGTCATTGACCCAACAAAGGTTGTCAGAAGCGGATTACAGAATGCTGCATCAATTGCAGCTATGATCCTGACAACAGAAGCAGTTGTAGCTGACTTTGATGATGAGAAAGATGATAAGACACCTGCGATCATAATCTGA
- the groES gene encoding co-chaperone GroES yields MIIRPIGERVLIKSVKKAEVTESGIYIPDSAQEEKKEGIIVAVGTYEDGKELPLKAGDHVIYGGYKSDEIDVDGETHMFIDFADVLAVVEE; encoded by the coding sequence ATGATTATCAGACCAATTGGTGAGAGAGTATTAATCAAATCTGTCAAAAAGGCAGAAGTCACTGAAAGTGGAATTTACATCCCTGATTCCGCACAGGAAGAAAAGAAAGAAGGAATTATAGTTGCTGTGGGAACCTATGAGGATGGCAAGGAACTTCCGTTAAAAGCCGGGGATCATGTGATCTACGGTGGCTACAAGAGTGACGAGATCGATGTTGACGGTGAAACTCACATGTTCATCGATTTTGCGGATGTCTTGGCAGTAGTTGAGGAATAA